TactgggaggtgctggggggcGGCActgggaggagctgggagggcaatgggaggtgctggggggcactgggaggagctgggagggcgctgggagggcactgggggTTACTGGGAGGGCGCTGGGagggggcactgggaggcactgggagggcactggtttccccccccccccaggtgctgccgctgctgctgccggcgctgccgctCACGGAGGATTTTGAGGAGGATTCGGCCGTTTTTGGGTACCTGGTGGCCGTGCACCGCTCGCAGCCCGAGGAGGTgcgcggggggggggattggggggtcctggggggggatttgggggtcccgggggggccCCAAGGGGGTAtttggttggggggggggttgcattTGCCCCTGCGCGGCTGTATGTACCCCCGGGGCAGGTGTATCTGCTCCGAGCGGGTGTATTCACCCCTGGGCGGGTGTATTTACCCCCCCGGGGCAGCTGTATCTGCTGCGAGCGgttgtacacacacacacacaccccgggGCGGGTGTAGCGGCTCTGGGTGTATTCACGCACACACACCAGGCGGGTGTATTTACCCCCGGGGCAGGTGTATCCTCTCCAAGCAGTTGTACACACCCCTGGGCGGGTGTATCAGCTCTGACTGGGTGTattctcacacacacacaccctgggcgGGTGTATCTACCCCCCTCCCCCGGGTGTGCACAACCTACCCCGTTCCCGCAGCTGGCCGAGCACGCGGGCGCCCTGGTGCGGGTGTGCGGCAGCGTCGTGGGCACCTCCCGCCTGACGCCCGGTatggggcggggaggggggggttgGGGTGTAATTGAGGGGGGGTGAGAGGCTATTTGGGGGTGACGGGGTGGTTTTGGGGGGTATTTGAGGGTGTAGCTGGGGTGACAAGGCGGTTTGGGGAGGTATTTGGGGGTGACAAGGTGGTTTTGGGGGGTACTTGAGGGTGTAGCTGGGGTGACAAGGCGGTTTGGGGAGTTATTTGGGGTGACAAGATGGTTTGGGGGGTATTTGAGGGTGTAGCTGGGGTGACAAGGCGGTTTGGGGAGGTATTTGGGGTGACAAGGTGGTTTTGGGGGGTACTTGAGGGTGTAGCTGGGGTGACAAGGCGGTTTGGGGAGGTATTTGGGGTGACAAGGTGGTTTGGGGGGTATTTGAGGGTGTAGCTGGGGTGACAAAGCGGTTTGGGGGTATTTGGGGTGACAAGGCGGTTTTGGGGGGTATTTGAAGGTGTAGCTGGGGTGACAAGGCAGTTGACAAGGCGGTTTGGGGGGTATTTGGGGTGACAAGGCGGTTTGGGGGGGTATTTGAGGGTGTAGCTGGGGTGACAAGGCGGTTTGGGGGTATTGGTGGTGCCGGGGCGGTTGGGGGGCCGCCGTGGGTCGCGGCGGCTGACGGCGGCGCCCCCCAGAGCTGGGCCCGGCGGTGTCGGCGCTGCTGCGGGACGCGGCCGCCTGGCGCCCCGaggcggcgggggaggcgcTGGCCCGGCTGCCCCCCgaggcggccgcccgcgcccgcgaCGCCCTGCGCCCCCCGGCGGTGAGTGACCCCCCTGCCCGCCGGACAGCCGCACGCCCCACGCGCGTCTGCCTGTGTCCCCAAGTACAGCCCTGCGCCCCCAAAGCACAGCCAGACCCCCTAGATAACCCCGAAGTACAGCCGGACGCCCCCAGAGTACAGCCGCACGCCCCCCAGAGTACAGCCAGACACCCCACACGCCCCCAGAGTACAGTCCTGTGCCCCCAAAGCACAGCCAGACCCCCTAGATAACCCCGAAGTACAGCCGGATGCCCCCAAAGTACAGCCGCACGCCCCTCAGAGTACAGCCAGACACCCCACACACCCCCAGAGTACAGTCCCGTGCCCCCAAAGCACAGCCAGACACCCCCAAAGTACAGCCCCACGCCCCCGGAGTACAGCCGGACGCCCCCAAAGTACAGCCCCGTTACCCCCCCCCAGTACAGGCAGACACCCCACTCGCCCCCCAAGTACAGTCCTGTGCCCGTAAAGCATAACCGGACACCCCCACATAACCCCAAACTACAGCCGGACACCCCTAAACAACAGCCCCACAGTACAGCCGGATGCCTCCAGACACCCCCAGAGTACAACCGAACACCCTCAAAGTACAGGCAGACACCTCCATCCGCAGCCCCGTGCCCCCAACGACAGCCGCACACCCCCAGAGAACAACCAGACGCACCAAATACCCCCCCCCAAATACAGCCGGGTGCCCCCCACCAGATACCCCCGAAGTCCAGCCCCAGGCCCCCTAAGTACAGCTGGACACCCGCAAAGCAGGGTCAGAAACCCGCAAACGCAGCCCCCAAACACCCGCAAAGTACAACCGGACGCCCCCgaacactccccccccccccccagggtaCCCCCAAAGCCCCACAAAGTACAGGCAGAGACCGTGAAACACCCGTGAagtacagctttgcaccccCCATCCCCCCCTGCAAGTACAGCCGGATGCTCCCCCCAAGTACAACCGGACACCGCCCCACACACATCCCCTCTGCGGTTCGGGTccttcgcccccccccccagtgacGTCATGCTGATGTCATCTATGGGGGGGGGATCGGGCCCCACGGTGACGTCACGCTGTTGCCAGCAGGAACCGGTCCCGACGCCGGGAGGCCCCTGAGGCGCCGGGTGACGTCACCACGCCGGGGCAATAAAAGGGGTCGCCGTGGGGCTGCGCCTTGCCTGTCCGTGGGGCCGATCCCGGCGCGtccgtggggctggggctgaCGTGTCCGTGGGGCCGATCCTGGCGCGtccgtggggctggggctggcgcGTCCGTGGGTCCGATCCTGGTGTGTCCGTGGggctgagcccccccccccctcagcGCGCTGCCACCGGTGTCGGGAAGTGgggccccagccccacggcgaTGGGGCCGTAGGGCTGGGCCTGCTCCAGCCGCAGCACGCCGGCGCCGCAGAGCTCTGCGTGTGGGGCAGGGACACGCGTGTGGGGCAGGGACACGCGTGCGGGGCCGGAACGTGCGTGTGGGGCTTGGGGGGAGGGACGGGGACACGCGTGTGGGGCGGCCCCACGGTGCCGCTCACCCAGCAGCAGGCTGAAGAGGCGGCTGACGAGGCCCCGGGTGGCGCCGGGGGGCAGCAGCGACGCCAGGTCCGACCCGCCCGTGCGCGAGAGCTCCGCCAGCACCAGCCTGCgcggaggggcccaggcgtccgggggggcccaggcgtccgggcaggaggggccccggcgtccgggaggggcccaggcgtccggggagaggggcccaggcgtccagggggggcccaggcgtccgggcaggaggggcccaggcgtccggggagaggggcccaggcatccggggagacgggcccaggtgtccggggggggcccaggcgtctgggcaggaggggcccaggcgtccgggaggggcccaggcgtccggggggaggggccccggcgtccgggaggggcccaggcgtccgggtgaaaggccccggcgtccgggaggggcccaggtgtccgggaggggccTAGGCGTCcggggagaggggcccaggcgtccgggaggggcccaggcgtccgggtgaaAGGCCCCggtgtccgggaggggcccaggtgtccggggagagggacccaggcgtccggggagaggggcccaggtgtccgggaggggccTAGGCGTCcggggagaggggcccaggcgtccgggaggggccccggcgtccggggggaggggccccggcgtccgggcaCCTCTGCAGCTGGGCGGTGCTgggggggggcccgggcggCAGTTCGGGTTCGGGCCCCTCGGGCACctcgggcagcgccgggggggcgggaggcgccggggggctgcgggggggggggggggggggggggttagcGCTGCCCCACACGTGTGGGTCGCCAGCCCCACACGCATCCCTGCCCCACACGCTTCTCCCCAGCGCCACACGTGTGGGTCCTCAGCCCCACCCGCCAGTCTCCTGCCCCACACATTTGTGCCCACCCCACACGCTcgccccctgccccacacacgCGTCCCCAGCCCCACGTGTCGCCGCCCCACACGcgtccccagccccacacgcGTGTCCCCCGCCCCCCACACGcttctccccagccccacatgcATCCCTGCCCCACACGCGTGTCTCCCGCCCCACACGCgggtccccagccccacacgcATTGCTGACCCACACGCGTCTCCTGCCCCACACACGTGGGTCTCCCGCCCCACACGCaggtccccagccccacacgcATCCCTGCCCCACACGCGTATCCCCTGCCCCACACGCAGGTCTCCAGCCCCACACGCATTGCTGACCCACGTGTGTCTCCTGCCCCACACACGTGGGTCCCCCGCCCCACACACATGTGCCCCGCCCCACACGCgggtccccagccccacacgcATCCCTGACCCACACGCGTGTCTCCTGCCCCACACACGTGGGTCCCCTGCCCCACACGCTTGTGCCCCGCCCCACACGCgggtccccagccccacacgcATCCTTGCCCCACACACGTGTTTCCTGTCCCCCACGCTTGTGCCCAGCCCCCCATGcttgtccccagccccacacgcGTGTCCCCCGCCCCACACGCATCCCCGCCCCACACGCATCCCCGCCCCACACGCGGGCCCCCCGCCCCACACGCGGGCCCCCGCTCACCGCCGCTCCTCGGGGGGCGGCAGTCGGGGCCGCAGCTCCTCCTCCGTCACCTCCAGGGAGATCTCTGGGGAGAGGCCGCGGCTGCCCCACGGCGACCCCCAGCCGCCCCACGGCGACCCCCAACCACTCCACGGCGACCCCCAGCCGCCCCACGGCGACCCACAACCGCCCCAGAGCAACCCCTAACCGCCCTACGGCGACCCCCAGCCGCCGCACGGCGACCCCCAGCCACCCCATGGTGACCCACAACCGCCCCACGGCAACTGCGACTGCCCCACGGCGACCCCCAACCACCCCAGAGCGACCCCTAACTGCCCTACAGCGACCCCCAGCCGCCCCACGGCGACCCCCAACTGCCCTCAACCACCCCACAGCAACCCACAACCACCCTAAGGCGGCTGCAACTGCCCCACAGTGACCCCCCCCAACATCCCCGTGACCCACAACCACCCCACAGTGACCCACAACTGCCCCATGGTGACTTGCAACTGCCCTGagctgccccacggcacccccCAACTGCCTCACGGCAACTGCAGCTGCCCCATGGTGACCCACAACCGCCCCACAGTGCCCCCCAACTGCCCCACAGCGACTCACAATAACCCTCGACTGCCCCACAGCAACCCTCGACTGCCCCACGGCGACCAGCACCcacctccacccccccccccggttcccacgcccaccccacagccccctccctgccccacggcgccgccgGGGTCACTCACCCGAGGACGGCAGCGCCGGGATGCTGGGCTCGAGCGCCTCGCGCGGCACCTGGGGGcggccggacgcctgggcccctcgcccggacgcctgggcccctcccaggacgcctgggcccctcgcccggacgcctgggcccctccccggacgcctgggccccttccccggacgcctgggcccctctcgggacgcctgggcccttcgcccggacgcctgggccccctccccggacgcctgggcccctcacccgggacacctgggcccctcgcccgAACGCCTGGGCCCttcgcccggacgcctgggccccctccccggacgcctgggcccctcccgggaCAGCTGGGCCCctcgcccggacgcctgggccccctccccggacgcctgggcccctacccggacacctgggcccctcgcccggacacctgggcccctcccaggacgcctgggccccctccccggacgcctgggcccccccccggacgcctaGGCCCCttgcccggacgcctgggcccctttcccggacgcctgggcccctcccggacatCTGGGCCcctgccccggacgcctgggcccctctcccggacgcctgggccctcacCTCGACCTCGCTGGGGACCtcggggggcgccgggggggccgggggtcCCGGGCGGGCGCAGCGGCTCCACAGAGGCTCCAGGTCGGGGGGGAGCCaacctggggtgggggggggagcgggggggcaTCAGTggggccggacgcctgggcccctcctccccggacgcctgggcccctcacgCTCACCGCAGGTCGGGGCTCGCAGCAGCTCAGTGGGGCTCCGGCGCCTCTTGGCGGGGggctccagcagcacctggggggggcagagccggacgcctgggcccctcccggacgcctgggccccttccccggacgcctgggcccctccccagatgcctgggccccttccccggacgccggggcccctcccatactcctgggcccctcccggacacctgggcccctcctgcccggacgcctgggcccctcccggacgcctgggccccttccccggacgcctgggcccctccccagatgcctgggccccttccccggacgcctgggcccctttcccggacgcctgggcccctttcccggacgccggggcccctcccatactcctgggcccctcccggacacctgggcccctcctgcccggacgcctgggcccctcccggacgcctgggcccctttcccggacgccggggcccctttcccggacgcctgggcccctcgcctggatgcctgggcccctccccggacgcctgggccccttccccggacgcTGGGGCCCCTCCCAtactcctgggcccctcccggacacctgggcccctcctccccggacgcctgggcccctcccggacgccggggccccgctcACCAGGGGGCGGCAGTGGGCCTGGGGCTGCTGCACTTGCGCTCGCAGCATCTcggggggcagctggggccGGAGgtcgcgggggggggggcgccggcgggggggggcctGGGGCGGCCCCACACGTCCCTCCGGGCCCCACACGttctcccctgccccacacctgccccccagcccctccccAAGCCCAcacctccccccagccccacacaccccacacattgcccccccagccccacacgcCTCACAAgttcccccccagccccacgcgcCTCACAAgttcccccccagccccacacctctcccccagccccacgcgcCCCACAAgttcccccccagccccacacgcCCCACAagttccccccacccccacacgtcccccccagccccacgcgcCCCACAAGtttcccccagccccacacgtcccccccagccccacaagttcccccccagccccacgtgCCCCACAAgtcccccccaaccccacacgtcccccccagccccacgtgCCCAAGTtccccctcagccccacacgTCCCCCCGAGTCCCACGTGCCCCACAAGTtccccctcagccccacacgCCCCACAAgttcccccccccagccccacacgtccccccagccccacacgtACCTCGGGGGTGGCGGGGGCAGGACTGGCTCCTCCGGGGGTCTCAGCactgtggggcagagacgggCTCAGCGGCTGCCCCCCAAGTGCccccccagttccccccccagccccccaagTGCCCCCCAAGTGCTCaccgggggcggggcggcgccaCCTCCTCGGGAATCTCCTCCACTgtggggccgggcggcgccgtggggcgggcggcgccgtggggctgctgccccccaagtgccccccccccacgcgCACACACCGCCACAGTGCCCTCCCCCCGGTGCCCCCTGCCCCACAAGTGCCCCCCATCCCCCAGTTCCTCCCAGTCTCTCCCAGTCCCCACCAGTCCTCCCATTCTTCCCAgtcccccccctcctcccagTCCCGTCCCCCCAGTCTCTCCAGTACCCCCCAGTCACCCCCATTCTCCCCAGTCCATTCACCCCAGTTCCCCCAGTCCAGTCCCCCATTCCCCTCAGTGCCCCCCAATCCTCTCCAGTCTCTCcagtctctctgtctctcccagtccccccagtgCAGTCCCCCCAGTCTCTCCAGTTCCCCAGTCCAGTCCCCTCAATCTctccagtccccccagtccagtCTCCTCAGTGCCCCAGTCCAGTCCCCTCCagtcccccccgtccccccgTTCCCCCCAGTCCACTCccccccagtctctcccagtcccccccagTCCCCACCCGGCGGCAGCAGCTCGGCCTCGGTCCCTCCCAGTctctcccagtccctcccagtccctccagTCCCCACCCGGCGGCAGCAG
This window of the Rhea pennata isolate bPtePen1 chromosome 37, bPtePen1.pri, whole genome shotgun sequence genome carries:
- the REC8 gene encoding meiotic recombination protein REC8 homolog isoform X1; the encoded protein is MLRAQVQQPQAHCRPLVLLEPPAKRRRSPTELLRAPTCGWLPPDLEPLWSRCARPGPPAPPAPPEVPSEVEVPREALEPSIPALPSSEISLEVTEEELRPRLPPPEERRPPAPPAPPALPEVPEGPEPELPPGPPPSTAQLQRLVLAELSRTGGSDLASLLPPGATRGLVSRLFSLLLGERHRGAAPHACPRPSPQAPHARSGPARVSLPHTRVPAPHAELCGAGVLRLEQAQPYGPIAVGLGPHFPTPVAAR
- the REC8 gene encoding meiotic recombination protein REC8 homolog isoform X2, which codes for MLRAQVQQPQAHCRPLVLLEPPAKRRRSPTELLRAPTCGWLPPDLEPLWSRCARPGPPAPPAPPEVPSEVEVPREALEPSIPALPSSEISLEVTEEELRPRLPPPEERRPPAPPAPPALPEVPEGPEPELPPGPPPSTAQLQRLVLAELSRTGGSDLASLLPPGATRGLVSRLFSLLLELCGAGVLRLEQAQPYGPIAVGLGPHFPTPVAAR